From a single Chlorocebus sabaeus isolate Y175 chromosome X, mChlSab1.0.hap1, whole genome shotgun sequence genomic region:
- the RAI2 gene encoding retinoic acid-induced protein 2, producing MDNLQSQNLSMDMTDSPPALANNRLENGMAQLITTEAWNINSTDLVKKALVTVPAPSILNPPAESQSGMALKVAATVLQPLCLGESPVVMPIHMQVEGSSAPELNPNGNATYVMTTQGPVQLPVVLEQHVFQHLNSPLVLPQEAPCSSNTIHNNLFQGAEDPEAQPQLLDLRIPSQPQEPTLPFEAVLQNLFPSQGTLGPPPCQPPPGYAPVPPQPFSSPLSPLVPPATLLVPYPVIVPLPVPVPIPIPIPVPQSSESKFSSSFPKPPSSFGLHPFKGTQTPLEKDELKPFDILQPKEYFQLSRHTVIKMGSENEALDLSMKSVPWLKAGEVSPPIFQEDAALDLSVAAHRKSEPPPETLYDSGASVDSSGHTVMEKLPSGMEISFAPTTSHEAPAMMDSHISSSEAATEMLSEPNHASSEVKTENNIEMMGESQAAKVIVSVEDAVPTIFCGKIKGLSGVSTKNFSFKREDSVLQGYDINSQGEESMGNAEPLRKPIKNRSIKLKKVNSQEIHMLPIKKQRLATFFPRK from the coding sequence ATGGACAACCTGCAGTCCCAGAACCTCTCCATGGACATGACTGActcccctcctgccttggctAATAACAGACTGGAGAATGGCATGGCTCAACTGATCACCACTGAGGCCTGGAACATCAACTCCACTGACCTGGTAAAGAAGGCCCTGGTGACTGTGCCAGCCCCATCCATTCTGAACCCCCCTGCCGAGTCTCAGAGTGGTATGGCTCTGAAGGTGGCAGCCACTGTGTTGCAGCCCCTGTGCCTCGGGGAGAGCCCAGTGGTGATGCCCATTCACATGCAGGTGGAGGGAAGCTCCGCACCAGAGCTCAATCCCAATGGCAATGCCACCTACGTCATGACCACCCAGGGCCCCGTGCAACTGCCCGTGGTGCTGGAGCAGCACGTCTTTCAGCACCTCAACTCCCCTCTGGTCCTGCCACAGGAGGCCCCATGCTCCTCCAATACCATCCACAACAACCTCTTCCAGGGAGCGGAGGACCCGGaggcccagccccagctcctggACCTGAGGATCCCCAGCCAACCGCAGGAGCCCACTTTGCCATTTGAAGCTGTGCTCCAGAATTTGTTTCCCTCTCAGGGCACTCTCGGGCCCCCACCTTGTCAACCTCCTCCTGGATATGCCCCTGTGCCCCCCCAGCCTTTTAGCTCCCCCTTGTCCCCCCTGGTCCCACCAGCCACCCTCTTGGTGCCGTATCCTGTGATCGTCCCCTTGCCTGTGCCAGTCCCTATTCCCATCCCCATCCCGGTGCCTCAGAGTTCTGAATCCAAGTTCAGCTCCAGTTTCCCCAAACCGCCATCTTCCTTTGGCCTGCACCCCTTTAAAGGCACCCAGACCCCTCTGGAAAAAGATGAACTGAAGCCCTTTGACATCCTCCAGCCTAAGGAGTACTTCCAGCTCAGCCGCCACACGGTCATTAAGATGGGAAGTGAGAATGAGGCCCTGGATCTCTCCATGAAGTCAGTGCCCTGGCTCAAGGCTGGCGAAGTCAGTCCCCCAATCTTCCAGGAAGATGCAGCCCTAGACCTGTCAGTGGCAGCCCACCGGAAATCCGAGCCTCCCCCTGAGACACTGTATGACAGTGGTGCATCAGTGGACAGCTCAGGTCACACAGTGATGGAGAAACTTCCCAGTGGCATGGAAATTTCTTTTGCCCCTACCACGTCCCATGAGGCCCCAGCCATGATGGATAGTCACATCAGCAGCAGTGAAGCTGCCACCGAGATGCTCAGCGAGCCCAACCATGCCAGCAGCGAGGTCAAGACTGAAAATAACATTGAGATGATGGGCGAGTCCCAGGCAGCCAAGGTCATTGTCTCAGTCGAAGATGCTGTGCCTACCATATTCTGTGGCAAGATCAAAGGCCTCTCAGGGGTGTCCACCAAAAACTTCTCCTTCAAAAGAGAAGACTCCGTGCTTCAGGGCTATGACATCAACAGCCAAGGGGAAGAGTCCATGGGAAATGCAGAGCCCCTTAGGAAACCCATCAAAAACCGGAGCATAAAGTTAAAGAAAGTGAACTCCCAGGAAATACACATGCTCCCAATCAAAAAACAACGGCTGGCCACCTTTTTTCCAAGAAAGTAA